In Parus major isolate Abel chromosome 1, Parus_major1.1, whole genome shotgun sequence, the following proteins share a genomic window:
- the DNAJC28 gene encoding dnaJ homolog subfamily C member 28, which yields MLPNNMGHCFMGRGAMVPRKLKPFLCRMLSGYKPKNDVKDSYKILELEEGCSMDDVRNSYRNLAKKYHPDSSSGMADSKAFIRVEEAYRVVLSDLAAKQKSDSGEEEEEDQFKSKSLQHRHYLSFEGVGIGTPSQREKQYMQFRVDRATEQVLEYRQQRLESRYAGSDLSRAKDVRQSKKVKITQAVERLVEDLIQESMAKGDFDNLSGKGKPLQKFSDSPHIDPMTHNLNRILIDNGYQPEWILLQKEIRETIERLRNSIVASRRKLGEPMTLSEQKQWGRICEQFEEDIRKLNKRVDNFNLVVPILSRQMVHFSMDKEILRARKTYEAVVEKVSDSDTKENEGEEGKRFGWKSSLLKWLKLTPK from the coding sequence ATGCTGCCTAACAACATGGGACATTGTTTCATGGGACGGGGAGCCATGGTCCCAAGGAAGCTGAAGCCGTTTCTCTGCAGGATGTTGTCGGGTTACAAACCCAAAAACGATGTCAAGGACTCTTACAAAATTCTGGAGCTCGAGGAAGGATGTTCCATGGATGATGTCAGAAACTCCTATCGCAATCTCGCCAAAAAATACCACCCAGACAGCAGCTCCGGCATGGCCGATTCCAAGGCCTTCATAAGGGTGGAGGAGGCCTACAGGGTTGTGCTCAGCGACCTGGCAGCCAAACAGAAATCAGACTCtggcgaggaggaggaggaggaccAGTTCAAATCCAagtccctgcagcacagacactACCTGAGCTTCGAGGGCGTGGGCATCGGCACGCCGAGCCAGCGGGAGAAGCAGTACATGCAGTTCCGCGTGGACCGCGCCACCGAGCAGGTGCTGGAGTACcggcagcagaggctggagagccGCTACGCCGGCAGCGACCTCAGCAGAGCCAAGGACGTGCGGCAGAGCAAGAAGGTGAAGATAACTCAGGCGGTGGAACGGCTGGTGGAGGACCTCATCCAGGAATCCATGGCCAAGGGAGACTTCGACAACCTCAGCGGCAAGGGGAAGCCTTTGCAGAAGTTCTCGGACAGTCCCCACATCGACCCCATGACCCACAACCTGAACAGGATCCTGATCGACAATGGGTACCAGCCCGAGTGGAtcctgctgcagaaggagaTCCGGGAGACCATCGAGCGGCTGAGGAACAGCATCGTGGCCTCCAGGAGGAAGCTGGGGGAGCCCATGACGCTGTCGGAGCAGAAGCAGTGGGGTCGGATTTGCGAGCAGTTCGAGGAAGACATCAGGAAATTAAACAAGAGAGTTGACAACTTCAACCTGGTGGTGCCCATTCTCAGCAGGCAAATGGTGCATTTCAGCATGGACAAGGAAATCCTCCGAGCACGAAAGACTTACGAGGCTGTCGTGGAAAAGGTTTCTGATTCAGACACGAAGGAAAACGAGGGGGAAGAGGGCAAAAGGTTTGGGTGGAAGTCTTCTCTTTTGAAGTGGTTAAAACTTACACCGAAATAA